A single region of the Changchengzhania lutea genome encodes:
- a CDS encoding DUF6876 family protein, producing the protein MNDKGNKIKAELQHFCGTEMFFKIPLIGTRFTDGLKYLANEAQCFWLITDASVIAKSLSNRSEFITVDFKRLSEKEQFEKQCEAIINYSDGNDNIFETHRYNVTDFPLDELRLFFVNNTLMLPSEY; encoded by the coding sequence ATGAATGATAAAGGTAACAAAATAAAAGCCGAATTACAACATTTTTGCGGTACGGAAATGTTCTTTAAAATTCCATTAATTGGAACTCGGTTTACGGACGGATTGAAATATTTAGCAAACGAAGCGCAATGCTTTTGGTTGATTACAGATGCATCAGTAATTGCAAAAAGTCTATCGAATAGAAGTGAATTTATTACGGTGGATTTTAAGCGACTTTCTGAAAAGGAACAGTTTGAAAAGCAATGCGAAGCCATCATTAATTATAGCGACGGAAACGATAATATTTTTGAAACACATCGCTATAATGTAACCGATTTTCCATTGGATGAACTGCGATTATTTTTCGTGAATAATACGCTAATGCTTCCAAGCGAATACTAA
- a CDS encoding single-stranded DNA-binding protein: MSTLRNKVQLIGNVGNEPEITNLESGKKVAKFSIATNESYKDSKGEKVTNTQWHNIVAWGKIAEIVEKYVGKGKEVALEGKLTSRSYETKAGEKRYVTEVVVDEILLLGIKGDNATE; this comes from the coding sequence ATGAGTACTCTAAGAAACAAAGTACAGTTAATTGGCAACGTAGGAAACGAGCCAGAAATCACAAACCTTGAAAGCGGAAAGAAAGTTGCAAAATTTTCAATCGCTACAAATGAGTCTTACAAAGATTCTAAGGGCGAAAAAGTGACGAACACCCAATGGCACAATATTGTGGCATGGGGAAAGATTGCCGAAATCGTAGAAAAATATGTAGGCAAAGGAAAAGAAGTTGCGTTAGAGGGAAAATTGACCTCACGCTCTTATGAAACCAAAGCCGGAGAAAAAAGATACGTTACCGAAGTGGTCGTAGATGAAATCTTGCTTTTAGGAATTAAAGGCGATAACGCTACAGAATAA